The DNA sequence GGCCGTCTCACTGATCCGCGAGGCGGCTGCACACGGCGCGGAACTTGTGGCGTTTCCTGAGTCGTTCGTCCCCGCGTTTCCCGTGTGGGCGGCATTGTGGGCGCCGATCGATAACCACGACCTTTTTGAACGCTTCGTTTCCGAAAGCATTTACATCGACGGTGAAGAAATTTCGCAGATTGCCGCCGAAGCGCGTCGTGCCGGTGTATTTGTATGGCTGGGTTTTAGTGAGCGCTCGCGAGCAAGTGTTGGGTGTCTATGGAATTCAGCTGTGCTGATAAATGATCAAGGTACGATTATCAATCATCATCGTAAGCTGGTGCCGACGTTCTACGAGAAGCTTGTATGGGCTTCCGGCGATGGTGCAGGGTTGCAGGTCTGCGACACTCGGCTAGGCCGGATTGGAGGTCTGATTTGTGGAGAGAACACCAATCCGCTCGCCCGCTACAGTCTGATCGCGCAGGCCGAGCAAATTCATATCTCGAGCTGGCCGGCGCTCTGGCCCACTCGCCGGCCGCAAAGCGGTGGCAACTTCAACAACGTTGCCGCTAATCGGCTACGCGCAAGCGCGCATTCTTTTGAAGCCAAATCGTTCGGGATCGTCTGTGCGGGTTTCATGGATGCCGAAATGCGTGAATTCCTTATCAAGCGAAACCCTGACGCTGCAGCGGTTTTGGACGGCTCGCCGCGGGCAGCGAGCATGTTCGTCGATCCTACTGGCGCATCTATCGGCGATACGCTTACCGATGAGGAGGGAATAGCTTACGCGACGTTTGAATTAAGTCGATGTGTAGAGCCTAAACAGTTTCATGACGTAGTGGGTTATTACAAT is a window from the Burkholderia sp. PAMC 26561 genome containing:
- a CDS encoding carbon-nitrogen hydrolase family protein; translation: MNSDPIIKVAAVHAASVFLDKAATAAKAVSLIREAAAHGAELVAFPESFVPAFPVWAALWAPIDNHDLFERFVSESIYIDGEEISQIAAEARRAGVFVWLGFSERSRASVGCLWNSAVLINDQGTIINHHRKLVPTFYEKLVWASGDGAGLQVCDTRLGRIGGLICGENTNPLARYSLIAQAEQIHISSWPALWPTRRPQSGGNFNNVAANRLRASAHSFEAKSFGIVCAGFMDAEMREFLIKRNPDAAAVLDGSPRAASMFVDPTGASIGDTLTDEEGIAYATFELSRCVEPKQFHDVVGYYNRFDVFSLNVSRVRHEPLTWSDRTGNGESKGITLEPGAPEPI